The Myxococcota bacterium genome has a segment encoding these proteins:
- a CDS encoding rhodanese-like domain-containing protein — translation MANAQSDWDITVEDLARLREEGADFFLLDVREPHEVAIATLGGVNIPLARVAQSLADIPRDRKVVVHCKLGGRSAKAVVALRQLGYDDVWNVAGGITAWSERIDPDVPTY, via the coding sequence ATGGCGAACGCACAGAGCGACTGGGACATCACGGTCGAGGACCTCGCGCGGTTGCGCGAGGAGGGCGCGGACTTCTTCCTGCTCGACGTGCGCGAGCCGCACGAGGTCGCGATCGCGACGCTCGGCGGCGTGAACATCCCGCTCGCGCGCGTCGCGCAGAGCCTCGCCGACATCCCGCGCGACCGGAAGGTCGTCGTCCACTGCAAGCTCGGGGGACGCAGCGCGAAGGCCGTCGTCGCGCTGCGCCAGCTCGGGTACGACGACGTCTGGAACGTCGCGGGCGGGATCACCGCCTGGTCCGAGCGCATCGACCCCGACGTGCCCACCTACTGA
- a CDS encoding DUF4202 domain-containing protein, which yields MPAAPTDRLRRAIAAIDAANAADPHTLVVRGEPRPKELAHAELASAWVARLVDAPSEELVLAARAHHLERWAIPRASHPMGRAGYHRWRRALQAHHAARAGEILAREGYPESAIARVQSLLRKEGLGRGDAEAQAFEDALCLVFLETQLVETAAKLDDEAKALDVLRKTLRKMSTRARELAGALPLDEGARALVERALESGPGSDGTDDGAS from the coding sequence GTGCCCGCCGCACCGACCGACCGTCTCCGGCGCGCGATCGCGGCGATCGACGCGGCGAACGCCGCCGACCCGCACACGCTCGTCGTGCGCGGCGAGCCCCGGCCGAAGGAGCTCGCGCACGCCGAGCTCGCGAGCGCGTGGGTCGCGCGGCTCGTCGATGCGCCGTCCGAGGAGCTCGTGCTCGCCGCGCGCGCACACCACCTCGAGCGCTGGGCGATCCCGCGCGCGAGCCACCCGATGGGCCGCGCCGGCTACCACCGCTGGCGGCGCGCGCTGCAGGCGCACCACGCCGCGCGCGCGGGCGAGATCCTCGCGCGAGAGGGCTACCCGGAGTCCGCGATCGCGCGCGTGCAATCCCTCCTCCGCAAGGAGGGCCTCGGACGCGGCGACGCCGAAGCGCAGGCCTTCGAGGATGCGCTCTGCCTCGTCTTCCTGGAGACGCAGCTCGTCGAGACGGCCGCGAAGCTCGACGACGAGGCGAAGGCGCTCGACGTGCTGCGCAAGACGCTCCGCAAGATGAGCACGCGCGCGCGCGAGCTCGCGGGCGCGCTGCCGCTCGACGAGGGCGCGCGCGCGCTCGTCGAGCGCGCGCTCGAGAGCGGACCCGGCAGCGACGGAACGGACGACGGGGCGTCGTGA
- a CDS encoding GtrA family protein, with translation MTERGAAGDLARFAAVGGLGTLTNLAVFWLVVDAPRTSFAPPLAGAACAFGVAVTQNYALNELWTFRGRAPGRAGLSLRRYASFVAASLLGFAVNAAVLVALLATVELPAASIAQAIGIAAGMGFNFAASRLVVFRRGR, from the coding sequence GTGACGGAACGGGGCGCCGCCGGCGACCTCGCGCGCTTCGCCGCCGTCGGCGGGCTCGGGACGCTGACGAACCTGGCCGTGTTCTGGCTCGTCGTCGACGCGCCGCGGACGTCCTTCGCGCCGCCGCTCGCGGGCGCGGCCTGCGCGTTCGGCGTCGCCGTCACGCAGAACTACGCGCTGAACGAGCTGTGGACGTTCCGGGGGCGGGCGCCGGGTCGCGCAGGGCTCTCGCTGCGTCGTTATGCGAGCTTCGTCGCGGCGTCGCTGCTCGGGTTCGCGGTGAACGCCGCCGTGCTCGTCGCGCTGCTCGCGACCGTCGAGCTGCCAGCCGCGTCGATCGCGCAGGCGATCGGAATCGCGGCGGGCATGGGCTTCAACTTCGCCGCCTCGCGGCTCGTCGTCTTCCGCCGCGGCCGCTGA
- a CDS encoding pyridoxal-phosphate dependent enzyme: protein MIRDGFCETVGSTPLIRLRKLSEETGCTILGKAEFLNPGGSVKDRAALYMILDAEERGDLEPGGVVVEGTAGNTGIGLALVGNARGYRTVILMPDTQSQEKKDMLRLCGAEVHEVPAVPFKNPEHYVHQAERMAQELAKTEPRGVLYANQWDNLSNRNGHVRSTGPEIWQQTG from the coding sequence ATGATTCGCGATGGATTCTGCGAGACCGTCGGCAGCACGCCGCTCATCCGGCTGCGCAAGCTCTCGGAGGAGACGGGCTGCACGATCCTCGGCAAGGCCGAGTTCCTGAACCCGGGCGGCTCGGTGAAGGATCGCGCGGCGCTCTACATGATCCTCGACGCGGAGGAGCGCGGCGATCTCGAGCCGGGCGGCGTCGTCGTCGAGGGCACGGCCGGCAACACGGGCATCGGGCTCGCGCTCGTCGGCAACGCGCGCGGCTACCGCACCGTCATCCTCATGCCCGACACGCAGAGCCAGGAGAAGAAGGACATGCTCCGGCTGTGCGGCGCCGAGGTGCACGAGGTGCCCGCCGTCCCGTTCAAGAACCCGGAGCACTACGTCCACCAGGCCGAGCGCATGGCGCAGGAGCTCGCGAAGACGGAGCCGCGCGGCGTCCTCTACGCGAACCAGTGGGACAACCTCTCGAACCGCAACGGGCACGTCCGCAGCACGGGCCCCGAGATCTGGCAGCAGACGGGT